A DNA window from Mytilus edulis chromosome 14, xbMytEdul2.2, whole genome shotgun sequence contains the following coding sequences:
- the LOC139504090 gene encoding uncharacterized protein: MCHNTGLTICNGRLRNDLAGQFTFCTSNGRSVNDYLLTCPCDYKLVENLKVLEHNEFSDHSPLFYEIQTNRTYNEEHSSNHYTYIKWDNEKVSDYTQALRDKQTDLLELVNNINDNESANNAVNVIPDVIFKCALDVFGKTSVKKHLSKHKLSTNDWFDHSCKLFRSEFHQARNRFQRYPSNPNRQLYVSTRNEYNKVKRKAKTRYKRVRGQELTRLAKVNPREFGSKVRPKGRSRCAADAKDIFEHFKNFLGAEPGDLSEEVKTLIDNIRSEDLHIDDLDNEFTESEIESAIKKLKRGKSTGTDEISGEMFLSDSQLFSTFLTVLFNKLFEFSIYPDNWIEGIAMPVPKKGDLSNPNNYRPIILISFYLELIKTVLSRTDPDSFTLEQVYTVLHRTDQLFGN; this comes from the exons ATGTGTCATAACACGGGTTTAACTATATGTAATGGTAGACTACGAAACGATCTGGCTGGACAATTTACATTTTGTACTTCAAACGGAAGAAGTGTGAATGATTATCTGTTAACTTGTCCATGTGATTATAAATTGGTTGAGAATCTTAAAGTTCTGGAACATAATGAATTTTCTGACCATTCGcctttattttatgaaattcaGACTAATCGAACGTATAATGAGGAACATTCTTCAAAccattatacatatataaagtgGGATAATGAGAAAGTTAGTGATTACACGCAAGCATTACGGGACAAACAAACTGATCTGTTGGAACTAGTAAACAACATAAATGACAATGAAAGTGCGAACAACGCCGTAAATGTGATCCCCGATGTTATATTTAAATGCGCGCTTGATGTTTTTGGTAAAACATCTGTTAAAAAACATTTAAGTAAACATAAACTTAGTACAAATGATTGGTTCGATCACTCATGTAAATTGTTTAGAAGTGAATTTCACCAAGCACGGAACCGTTTTCAGCGCTACCCAAGCAATCCCAATAGACAATTATACGTGTCAACAAGAAACGAATACAACAAAGTTAAACGAAAAGCGAAAACACGATATAAACGTGTACGTGGACAGGAGCTAACTCGATTGGCTAAAGTGAATCCTAGAGAATTCGGGTCAAAAGTTAGACCTAAGGGTCGATCTAGATGCGCGGCCGATGCAAAAGacatttttgaacattttaaaaactttcttgGTGCGGAACCTGGTGATTTATCAGAAGAAGTTAAAACGTTAATAGACAACATTCGTTCGGAAGATCTTCACATAGACGATTTAGATAACGAATTTACTGAATCTGAAATTGAATCTGCTATTAAAAAACTAAAGCGTGGTAAAAGTACAGGAACAGATGAAATCAGTGGAGAAATGTTTTTATCAGATTCTCaactattttcaacatttttaacagttttgtttAATAAACTTTTTGAATTTAGTATATACCCCGATAATTGGATAGAAGGAATTGCTATGCCTGTACCAAAGAAAGGGGATCTTTCAAACCCTAATAACTATAGGCCAATTATATTGATTAGT ttctacctagaactgattaaGACAGTTCTatctagaactgatcctgacagttttACCCTAGAACAGGTTTATACAGTTCTACATAGAACTGACCAACTATTTGGTAACTGA